From uncultured Pseudodesulfovibrio sp.:
TGCAGCGATTATTTCTACACTGCTCGATCGTGAGTATGCCCGGCAGGAAGAGAAGCGGTTTGTTCCTACTGAACTCGGTTTCACTGTTTCGGACCAACTTGGCGAACATTTTCAAGCCCTCATGGATGTGGGCTTTACCGCCCAGATGGAAGGCATGCTTGATGCCGTGGCCGAGGGCAAGAAGGATTGGAAAGATTTGCTGAAGCATTTTGGTGATGATTTCTATCCGACTCTCGAAAAGGCCCGTACTGAAATGGCTCGGAGCCAGCAGGTTACGGACATCAAGTGCGAGAACTGCGGCAAACCCATGGCCATCAAGTTTGGTAAGACCGGCGAATTTTTAGGCTGCACCGGTTTTCCCGGTTGTCGTACCATCAAGAACTTCACCCGCGATGAGCATGGCGCCATTCAGGTCGTTGAGCGCGAAAAGCCCGAAGAGACTGGCGTACTGTGCGAAAAGTGCGGTCGCCCCATGGCTATCAAACAGTCTCGTCGAGGCGAATTCCTTGGGTGCACCGGCTATCCTGATTGTAAATCCATCGTTAACTTCAAGCGTGACGAAAACGGCAAGATTCAGGTTGTTGAATCTGAAAAGCCCGAAGTTGTCGGAACCTGTCCTGACTGCGGCGGTGAATTGCTGCTCAAGAAGGCCCGCACCGGCTCCCGGTTTATTGCCTGTTCCAATTACCCGGATTGTACTTACGCGGCACCGTTTTCCACTGGCGTTCCTTGCCCGAAAGAAGGGTGTGAGGGCGAATTGGTGGAAAAATCGTCACGTCGAGGCAAACTCTTTTATTCCTGCTCAACCTATCCCAAGTGCGACTACGCGGTATGGAACTGGCCCATCAACGAGCCATGTCCCAAGTGCGATCATCCGATCCTGACCCGCAAGACCACCAAGGATAAAGGTGAACACATTGCATGCCCCAAGAAGGGCTGCGGGTACACTCGTCCGATCGAGGACGAATAGTCCGGTTTCCGAGAGCGGACCATCTGCACCTCTTTCGGGCACAGTTTAATCCTCAACGTAGCTAGGCTACGCCTCCGGTTAAACTGCGCCCGAGAAAATGCACATCTGTCCCACTCTCGAAAGCCTCACGTCGTTGTCTGGCGGGGGTACGAAGGGCGCTGTGCTGCTTCGCTTTGTCGGAGTCGGAATGTTTGGAGTGGGTAATTTATAGGGATAATTCATGGCGAACGTATCTCCTTCATATGATGATGTTTTAGCTGCTGCGGAACGGTTGGGGCGTCCCGTTGACCCGGGGCAGGCCGAGCTGTTGGCGGTGTATCTTGGGCAGCTTATCAAGTGGAATAAGAAAATGAATCTGGTCGGTAAGTCTGACTGGCGGACCGTTTTCGATACACTTGTGGTGGATTCCCTGTTTTTGGCTGATTTTTTGAAAGGATTAGCTCTTGGAGACAGGCCATTGTGTCTCGATTTTGGGGCTGGAGCAGGGTTGCCGGGGATTCCTTTACGTGCGTTGTGGCAGGAAGGGGATTACTGGCTTGTCGAATTGCGTGAGAAGCGGGCACTGTTTATGACATCCGTACTCAGCAAGCTCAAATTGCCCGGCACCAATGTGTTTCGCGGCAGGGCCGAAGATGCTTTGGAGCGCTTGGAAAAGGGCGGAGCCGAGGCCACTGCTGATCTCATTCTCAGCCGAGCGTTTATGCCGTGGCCTCAGTTGCTTGATTTTGTTTATCCCATGTTGCGCAAGGATGCAGAGAGGGCCGGCATTGCGGTCATATTGTCCAATGACCCGCCGCCCGCTGAAGCAGAATTGCCTGACGGGTGGATGCTCGGTGATGTTGCGAGTTATCCTGCGGCTCGGGGAGAACGTTTTTTTTGGTCGCTGAAGGTGCGATAGAAGATGCCTTCGGCGAGTATGTTAATATTAAAAAAAGAAAGCTCCGGCAGCGTGTGTTGTCGGAGCTTTTGATTTTACAGAGTTTTTTGTGCAACGACAATGAGTCTGCTGCTCAAGGCGATGACTTCAGGGTGTGTCGCGTAATCGCGTTCGAGTTTTTCAAGGGCTTGAGTCGTGGCTGCGTTTTTCATTGCGGCATTGGTCTTTGCGCTGGGTGGGAATGTCAGCATGGGGGTAAGTCCTGCAAGGGTCTGTATCGTCATGCCGAAGGATTCGAAGGTCCCTGTGAATTCTGTGGGGCCGAACAAGTGCAAATCCATGTTTCCTTTGGATGAAAATTCACCGGTTTCAAGCGTGTGCATAAAATCGGCTGATGGTTTGTCGCGGAACAAATCAAAAGCGTGGCGGTATTTGTTTCCAGCATCGCACAGGACGTACCCGCCGGGACGGACGACACGGCAATACTCGCTTATCGCCTTTCTGGGGTCTGAGCATAAGGAAATGGGTTCTCCCGTTGAGATAACCATGTCAAAACAGGCGTCATCAAAGGGATGCAAGTCGCAGACATCCAACACCTCAAATCTGATGTTTTCGCTTAATCCTTTGTTCTCCGCATCTTCTTGTGCCTTGGCGATCATGCCCGGTGAAAAATCCGAACACGTGAGAGCAAACCCCATGGGGACCAGATGTTCGGCCCATCGTCCGGTCCCGCACCCAGCTTCAAGTACTTTTCCGTCGGGGAATTTTGACAATAGCGGTTCTATGTGCCGCCACCAACTCTCATGATAGAATTGGCCTGAATGGTTATCTGATTTGCACAATTTTCTCGCCGCATGCTGTTCAGCTCTTTCGTCCCAGATTTTTCGCAGTTCGTTATTATTCATGATGTCTCCTTGGTGGTCTGGAAGAATGATAGATGTAAATAAAATATTTTGTAAAGCTTCTAAACAAAATAAAGTTGATTAGTGAACAATCAATTGTCGAGAAATCAAGCTATTGAAGCGAGAGCTAGTACAAGTGTTGTGCAAAATGTGTATTTACTTTACATTTTCAGCATGACGACAAAAGAAGAAACCATTGTACATATTTCTGGCAGGTTGAAGCGGATTATTCGTCAACATATGCGTATTGAGAAGTTACCAATTCATATTGGTGAGTCGTGTGTGCTGCGGCCGGGAGAAGTGCATTTCGTGCAGGCCATTGGCCGAAATCCCGGGATAAATATACATGAACTCGGCGGGGTGATGGGGGTGACGCGGAGTGCTTCATCACAAATGGTTGGCAAGTTGGTGAAGAAAGGTTTTGCAGAAAAGCGTTCTACACCTGAGAATCGCAAGGAAGCTCGGGTTTATTTAACTTCTGCAGGAGAAGAGGCATTTAGTGTTCATGAAGATATTCATGAGCGGCATTTTAAAGAGTTGTTGCACAGACTCGATGAGTTTTCTGATACTCAGATAGCGACGGCAGCAGCAGTCCTTTCTGTGTTCGAAGGCATTATGGACGAACGCATGGAAGAACTCTTCGGCAAAGAATAGAAAAGAAGTCTCGGTAGCATTAATGCTACCGAGACTTCATGTCTTTTTATAAACCCATTCGTCGAAGGTGACATGGGATGCTTAAGGCCTTCGTCCTTAAGCCGTCGGAGACGAAATCACTCGACAATTCAACTTGATTTACTGCACGTCCCAAGTAGCGCCCTGCGGCGTGTCTTTAACCTCGACGTTCATTTCAGCCAGTTCATCACGAATGGCATCGGACTTCTCGAAATCCTTGTCTTTACGTGCCTGCTGACGGGCGTCTAAAAGCCCCTGAACCTTGATTGGATCAATCCCGGCGCGGGCGGCTCGGTTATCTCTCAACTCGGTAAGGAATTCGACAGGCTCGCGTTCGAAGATGCCGAGCACTTTACCCCAGTTTGCTACATCTTGTTTGATGCGAGTGAAGAGATCGCGTCCACCTTCGGATTTGCGGAGGTTCTTGTCCTCTGCAACACGTCCAGCCAGACGGATGGCAGAGAAGACATGACCCAACGCGCCAGCGGTGTTCATATCGTCTTCCATGGCTTCATCGAAATGTTTTTCGATCTCGTCCAGTTCAGTGATCAATTCTTCAGGGAACGGGGACTTTTTCCATTTTGATTTCGCCAGTTCAACGTCCATCTGGGCCAAGGCGGAGTAGATGCGCTTGATGCCTTTTTCCGCTTCTTCAAGGGCCTCGAAAGAAAAGTCGAGCGGGCTGCGATAGTGCATGGTCAGCAGGAAATAGCGCAGTGTTTCGGCAAGAAATTTGTCCAGAATATCTCGGATAGTAAAGAAGTTACCCAAAGATTTGGACATCTTTTCGGAGTTGATCTGTACGAATCCGTTGTGGACCCAGTAGTTGGCGAACGGCTTGCCCGTATCAGCCTCGGACTGTGCCACTTCATTTTCATGGTGCGGGAAGGAGAGGTCCTGTCCTCCACCGTGAATA
This genomic window contains:
- a CDS encoding MarR family transcriptional regulator, producing MNNQLSRNQAIEARASTSVVQNVYLLYIFSMTTKEETIVHISGRLKRIIRQHMRIEKLPIHIGESCVLRPGEVHFVQAIGRNPGINIHELGGVMGVTRSASSQMVGKLVKKGFAEKRSTPENRKEARVYLTSAGEEAFSVHEDIHERHFKELLHRLDEFSDTQIATAAAVLSVFEGIMDERMEELFGKE
- a CDS encoding class I SAM-dependent methyltransferase gives rise to the protein MNNNELRKIWDERAEQHAARKLCKSDNHSGQFYHESWWRHIEPLLSKFPDGKVLEAGCGTGRWAEHLVPMGFALTCSDFSPGMIAKAQEDAENKGLSENIRFEVLDVCDLHPFDDACFDMVISTGEPISLCSDPRKAISEYCRVVRPGGYVLCDAGNKYRHAFDLFRDKPSADFMHTLETGEFSSKGNMDLHLFGPTEFTGTFESFGMTIQTLAGLTPMLTFPPSAKTNAAMKNAATTQALEKLERDYATHPEVIALSSRLIVVAQKTL
- a CDS encoding RsmG family class I SAM-dependent methyltransferase, with the translated sequence MANVSPSYDDVLAAAERLGRPVDPGQAELLAVYLGQLIKWNKKMNLVGKSDWRTVFDTLVVDSLFLADFLKGLALGDRPLCLDFGAGAGLPGIPLRALWQEGDYWLVELREKRALFMTSVLSKLKLPGTNVFRGRAEDALERLEKGGAEATADLILSRAFMPWPQLLDFVYPMLRKDAERAGIAVILSNDPPPAEAELPDGWMLGDVASYPAARGERFFWSLKVR
- the cysS gene encoding cysteine--tRNA ligase, which produces MRLYNTLKRQKEEFTPANGNDVNMYVCGITAYDLCHIGHARSSVVFDVLYRYLQRKGYNVNFIRNFTDIDDKIIKRANEVGKEAGEIAEKFIGEFYVDMDKLSVLRPDVEPKCTEHIPEMIALTERLINKGHAYSTPSGDVYFKVRSFEGYGKLSGRNIDELESGARIDPGEEKQDPLDFALWKGAKPGEPSWESPWGQGRPGWHLECSAMSEKYSSLPLDIHGGGQDLSFPHHENEVAQSEADTGKPFANYWVHNGFVQINSEKMSKSLGNFFTIRDILDKFLAETLRYFLLTMHYRSPLDFSFEALEEAEKGIKRIYSALAQMDVELAKSKWKKSPFPEELITELDEIEKHFDEAMEDDMNTAGALGHVFSAIRLAGRVAEDKNLRKSEGGRDLFTRIKQDVANWGKVLGIFEREPVEFLTELRDNRAARAGIDPIKVQGLLDARQQARKDKDFEKSDAIRDELAEMNVEVKDTPQGATWDVQ